The proteins below come from a single Kosakonia sp. SMBL-WEM22 genomic window:
- the udp gene encoding uridine phosphorylase encodes MSKSDVFHLGLTKNDLQGATLAIVPGDPERVEKIAALMDKPVKLASHREFTSWRAELDGKAVIICSTGIGGPSTSIAVEELAQLGIRTFLRVGTTGAIQPHINVGDVLITTASVRLDGASLHFAPMEFPAVADFECTTALVAAADAIGATKHIGVTASSDTFYPGQERYDTFSGRVVKSFKGSMEEWQSMGVMNYEMESATLLTMCASQGLRAGMVAGVIVNRTQQEIPNAETMKKTESHAVKIVVDAARRLL; translated from the coding sequence ATGTCCAAGTCTGATGTTTTTCACCTCGGCCTCACTAAAAACGATTTACAAGGGGCTACCCTGGCCATCGTCCCTGGCGATCCGGAGCGAGTGGAAAAGATCGCCGCGCTGATGGATAAGCCGGTCAAGCTGGCCTCTCACCGCGAATTCACCAGCTGGCGCGCCGAGCTGGATGGCAAAGCAGTGATCATCTGTTCTACCGGTATCGGCGGTCCTTCTACTTCCATCGCTGTTGAAGAGCTGGCGCAGCTGGGCATCCGCACCTTCCTGCGCGTCGGTACCACCGGCGCGATCCAGCCGCATATCAACGTCGGCGACGTGCTGATCACCACTGCCTCCGTGCGTCTTGACGGTGCCAGCCTGCACTTTGCCCCGATGGAGTTCCCGGCGGTGGCTGACTTTGAGTGCACCACGGCGCTGGTGGCTGCGGCCGATGCGATTGGCGCGACTAAACATATCGGCGTGACCGCCTCGTCTGACACCTTCTACCCGGGCCAGGAGCGTTACGACACCTTCTCCGGCCGCGTAGTGAAAAGCTTTAAAGGCTCGATGGAAGAGTGGCAGTCAATGGGCGTAATGAACTATGAAATGGAGTCCGCGACGCTGCTGACCATGTGTGCAAGCCAGGGGCTGCGCGCCGGGATGGTTGCCGGGGTGATCGTTAACCGCACCCAGCAGGAGATCCCCAACGCCGAAACCATGAAGAAGACTGAAAGCCACGCGGTGAAAATTGTGGTCGATGCTGCACGTCGACTTCTGTAA
- the ubiB gene encoding ubiquinone biosynthesis regulatory protein kinase UbiB — protein MTPGELRRLYFIIQTFLSYGLDELIPKMRLTLPLRLWRRTLFWMPNRHKEKELGVRLRLALQELGPVWIKFGQMLSTRRDLFPPMIADQLAMLQDRVAPFDGHLAKKQIEKAMGDRPVEEWFDDFNIEPLASASIAQVHTARLKENGKEVVIKVIRPDILPIIKADLRLIYRLAGWVPRLLPDGRRLRPQEVVHEYEKTLIDELDLLRESANAIQLRRNFENSPMLYVPEVYSDYCSQNMMVMERIYGIPVSDVAALEKNGTNMKLLAERGVQVFFTQVFRDSFFHADMHPGNIFVSYDHPEDPQYIGIDCGIVGSLNKEDKRYLAENFIAFFNRDYRKVAELHVDSGWVPADTNVEEFEFAIRTVCEPIFEKPLAEISFGHVLLNLFNTARRFNMEVQPQLVLLQKTLLYIEGVGRQLYPQLDLWKTAKPFLETWIKDQVGFPALVRAIKEKGPFWIERMPEVPELIFNGLQQGKHLQQSVDKIARELEVNRVRQGQSRYLFGIGATLLLSGTLLLITRPELGNNPLWLMGGGLVVWLLGWRKTR, from the coding sequence ATGACGCCTGGAGAATTACGGCGACTCTATTTCATCATCCAGACTTTTTTGAGTTACGGGCTTGATGAACTCATCCCCAAAATGCGTCTTACTCTGCCGCTGCGTCTGTGGCGCAGAACCCTCTTCTGGATGCCCAACCGGCATAAAGAGAAAGAGCTGGGCGTTCGTCTGCGTCTCGCGCTGCAAGAGCTTGGGCCGGTATGGATTAAATTCGGCCAGATGCTCTCTACCCGCCGCGATCTCTTCCCACCGATGATCGCCGATCAGCTGGCGATGTTGCAGGATCGCGTCGCGCCCTTCGATGGTCACCTGGCGAAAAAGCAGATTGAAAAAGCGATGGGCGACCGCCCGGTCGAAGAGTGGTTTGACGATTTCAATATTGAACCGCTGGCATCAGCCTCGATTGCGCAGGTGCATACCGCACGGCTGAAAGAGAATGGCAAAGAGGTGGTGATCAAAGTGATCCGCCCGGACATTCTGCCGATCATTAAAGCGGACCTGCGCTTGATCTACCGCCTGGCGGGCTGGGTTCCGCGTCTGCTACCGGATGGCCGCCGTCTGCGCCCGCAGGAAGTGGTGCACGAGTATGAGAAGACGCTGATCGATGAACTCGATCTGCTACGTGAATCGGCGAACGCCATTCAGCTGCGCCGCAATTTTGAAAACAGCCCGATGCTCTATGTGCCGGAAGTCTATTCTGACTACTGCAGCCAGAACATGATGGTGATGGAGCGCATCTACGGCATTCCGGTTTCCGATGTCGCGGCGCTGGAGAAGAACGGCACAAACATGAAGCTGCTGGCTGAGCGCGGTGTTCAGGTCTTCTTCACCCAGGTGTTCCGGGATAGCTTTTTCCATGCCGATATGCACCCCGGCAACATTTTCGTTAGCTACGATCACCCGGAAGATCCGCAATATATCGGCATTGACTGCGGTATCGTCGGCTCGCTGAACAAAGAAGATAAGCGCTATCTGGCGGAAAACTTTATCGCCTTCTTCAACCGTGACTACCGCAAAGTGGCGGAGCTGCACGTTGATTCAGGATGGGTGCCGGCAGATACCAACGTCGAAGAGTTTGAGTTTGCTATCCGTACCGTTTGCGAGCCGATCTTTGAGAAGCCGCTGGCGGAGATCTCCTTTGGTCACGTGCTGCTGAATCTCTTCAACACCGCGCGCCGCTTCAATATGGAAGTGCAGCCGCAGCTGGTATTACTGCAAAAAACCCTGCTCTACATCGAAGGGGTAGGCCGTCAGCTCTATCCGCAGCTCGATTTGTGGAAAACGGCGAAACCTTTCCTCGAAACGTGGATCAAAGACCAGGTCGGTTTCCCGGCGCTGGTGCGAGCCATCAAGGAGAAGGGTCCCTTCTGGATCGAAAGAATGCCGGAGGTTCCTGAACTGATCTTCAACGGATTGCAGCAAGGAAAACATTTGCAACAAAGCGTTGATAAGATTGCCCGTGAGTTAGAAGTTAACCGCGTCCGGCAGGGTCAGTCCCGCTATCTTTTTGGTATCGGCGCGACGCTGCTGCTGAGCGGCACCCTGTTGCTGATAACCCGCCCTGAGTTGGGAAATAACCCTTTATGGTTAATGGGCGGTGGGCTAGTTGTCTGGCTACTGGGCTGGCGTAAGACGCGCTGA
- a CDS encoding SCP2 domain-containing protein, whose protein sequence is MPFKPMVAAGIERVLNTFFYRDSALKAARQRLYGKVLRVVVQEFSAPIVLVFSERQVDVLSEWEGEADCSVITRLNVLPKLRDRQQLTALIRSGELEVQGDIQVVQNLSSLMDQAEFDPAEVLAPWTGDIAAEGISKFLRGGARLFRHGFARQQRYLSEALTEEWRVAPGALEIAWFAEETAAAERAADALAKRLDKLEGK, encoded by the coding sequence ATGCCCTTTAAGCCGATGGTGGCCGCGGGAATTGAACGCGTGCTGAATACCTTTTTTTACCGCGACAGCGCGCTGAAAGCGGCGCGCCAGCGCCTCTACGGCAAAGTGCTGCGCGTGGTGGTGCAGGAGTTTTCCGCACCGATTGTGCTGGTCTTCAGCGAGCGCCAGGTCGACGTGTTGAGCGAGTGGGAAGGGGAAGCTGACTGTTCGGTGATTACCCGCCTCAACGTGCTGCCGAAGCTGCGCGATCGCCAGCAGCTCACCGCGCTTATCCGCAGCGGTGAACTGGAGGTGCAGGGCGATATTCAGGTTGTGCAAAACCTCTCGTCACTGATGGATCAGGCCGAATTTGACCCGGCGGAAGTGCTTGCGCCGTGGACCGGCGACATTGCCGCTGAAGGTATCAGCAAGTTTCTGCGCGGCGGGGCACGTCTGTTTCGTCATGGCTTTGCGCGCCAGCAGCGCTATCTCTCTGAAGCCTTAACGGAAGAGTGGCGTGTCGCGCCGGGCGCGCTGGAAATCGCCTGGTTTGCCGAAGAGACAGCGGCCGCTGAACGCGCCGCGGACGCCTTAGCCAAACGACTGGATAAACTGGAGGGCAAATGA
- the rmuC gene encoding DNA recombination protein RmuC: MESSIIVLAAVALAGLLVGWLAASWRGAQQQAELLAEQRDVFSELSAARQQIAQNSHWREECELLNNELRSLQHINSSLEADLREVTTRLESTQLHAEEKLRQMHSSEQRLSEQFENLANRIFEQSNRRVDEQNRQSLNGLLTPLREQLDGFRRQVQESFGQEARERHTLAHEIRNLQQLNAQMAQEAINLTRALKGDNKTQGNWGEVVLTRVLEASGLREGHEYETQVSMENESRARMQPDVIVRLPQGKDVVIDAKMTLVAYERYFNAEDEFSREAALQEHITSVRGHIRLLGRKDYQQLSGLRSLDYVLMFIPVEPAFLIALDRQPELITEALKNNIMLVSPTTLLVALRTIANLWRYEHQSRNAQQIAERASRLYDKMRLFVDDMTAIGQSLEKAQDNYRQAMKKLSSGRGNLLAQTEAFRGLGVEIKREINPELAAQAQEQDEEFRLRAGQDAFNDHNQDNGLDMATSGEEAAAKASSGG; the protein is encoded by the coding sequence ATGGAGAGTTCAATCATCGTACTGGCAGCCGTGGCGCTGGCAGGGTTACTGGTCGGCTGGCTGGCCGCAAGCTGGCGCGGTGCGCAACAGCAGGCGGAGCTGCTCGCCGAGCAGCGCGATGTCTTCAGTGAACTGAGCGCCGCCCGCCAGCAGATTGCCCAGAATAGCCACTGGCGCGAAGAGTGCGAGCTGCTGAATAACGAACTGCGCAGCCTGCAACACATCAACAGCTCGCTGGAAGCGGATCTGCGTGAAGTCACCACCCGGCTTGAATCTACCCAACTGCATGCAGAAGAGAAACTGCGCCAGATGCACAGCAGCGAGCAGCGTCTGAGCGAGCAGTTTGAAAACCTCGCTAACCGTATTTTCGAGCAGAGCAACCGTCGCGTTGACGAACAGAACCGCCAGAGCCTTAACGGCTTACTCACCCCGCTACGCGAACAGCTCGACGGCTTTCGCCGCCAGGTGCAGGAGAGCTTCGGACAGGAGGCGCGCGAACGGCACACTCTGGCCCATGAGATCCGCAACCTCCAGCAGCTGAATGCCCAGATGGCGCAGGAAGCCATCAACCTCACCCGCGCGCTGAAAGGCGATAACAAAACCCAGGGGAACTGGGGTGAAGTGGTGCTGACCCGCGTGCTTGAAGCCTCCGGCCTGCGCGAAGGGCATGAGTATGAGACCCAAGTTAGCATGGAGAACGAGAGCCGCGCGCGCATGCAGCCGGACGTTATTGTGCGCCTGCCGCAGGGCAAAGACGTGGTGATCGATGCAAAAATGACGCTGGTGGCTTATGAGCGCTACTTTAACGCCGAGGATGAGTTTTCCCGCGAAGCGGCGCTGCAGGAGCACATCACCTCCGTGCGTGGCCACATTCGCCTGCTGGGAAGGAAAGATTATCAGCAGCTCTCCGGCCTGCGCAGCCTGGATTACGTCCTGATGTTTATCCCGGTGGAACCCGCCTTCTTAATCGCCCTCGACAGGCAGCCAGAGCTGATTACCGAGGCGCTAAAAAACAACATTATGTTGGTCAGCCCGACCACGCTGCTGGTCGCGCTGCGCACCATTGCCAACCTGTGGCGTTACGAACACCAGAGCCGCAACGCCCAGCAGATCGCAGAGCGGGCGAGCCGGCTGTATGACAAAATGCGCCTCTTTGTTGACGATATGACCGCGATTGGCCAGAGCCTGGAGAAGGCGCAGGATAACTACCGCCAGGCGATGAAAAAACTCAGCTCAGGGCGCGGCAACCTGCTTGCGCAAACTGAGGCATTTCGTGGCCTTGGCGTCGAGATCAAGCGCGAGATTAATCCGGAACTGGCCGCACAGGCGCAGGAGCAAGACGAAGAATTTCGTCTGCGGGCAGGACAAGATGCGTTTAACGATCATAATCAAGACAATGGATTAGATATGGCCACGTCGGGCGAAGAAGCTGCGGCGAAGGCCTCGTCGGGCGGTTGA
- a CDS encoding dienelactone hydrolase family protein — translation MTTTKQPGFAPAASPLASTTVHTPEERLIAGETSIPTQGDTMPAYHARPKDAEGPLPIVIVVQEIFGVHEHIRDLCRRLALEGYLAVAPELYFRQGDPDDFADVPTLLSGLVSKVPDAQVLADLDHVANWAARNGGDAHQLLVTGFCWGGRIAWLYAAHNPQLKAAVAWYGKLTGEKTLNSPKHPVDIATDLTAPVLGLYGAQDTGISQESVETMRQALRAANANAEIIVYPEAGHAFNADYRPSYHAESAADGWQRMLAWFAQYAKK, via the coding sequence ATGACCACCACCAAACAGCCGGGCTTTGCGCCGGCGGCTTCACCGCTTGCGTCAACCACGGTTCATACGCCGGAAGAGAGGCTGATCGCAGGCGAAACCTCCATTCCAACGCAGGGCGACACCATGCCCGCGTATCACGCCCGGCCAAAAGATGCCGAAGGCCCGCTGCCGATTGTGATCGTCGTGCAGGAGATTTTTGGCGTCCATGAACATATTCGCGACCTCTGCCGCCGGCTGGCGCTGGAGGGGTATCTTGCCGTCGCGCCGGAGCTCTATTTCCGCCAGGGCGATCCGGATGATTTTGCCGACGTTCCCACGCTCTTAAGCGGGCTGGTCAGCAAAGTGCCGGATGCGCAGGTGCTGGCCGATCTCGACCACGTCGCCAACTGGGCGGCGCGCAACGGCGGAGACGCCCATCAACTGCTGGTGACCGGCTTCTGCTGGGGCGGTCGCATTGCGTGGCTCTACGCGGCGCACAACCCGCAGTTGAAAGCGGCGGTGGCCTGGTACGGTAAGCTGACGGGCGAAAAAACCTTAAACTCACCGAAACACCCGGTCGATATCGCCACCGATCTGACCGCGCCGGTGCTCGGCCTCTATGGCGCGCAGGATACCGGTATTTCGCAGGAGAGCGTGGAGACGATGCGCCAGGCGCTGCGGGCGGCGAATGCCAATGCGGAGATCATCGTCTATCCCGAGGCGGGCCACGCGTTCAATGCCGATTACCGCCCGAGCTACCATGCGGAATCTGCCGCCGATGGCTGGCAGCGCATGCTGGCGTGGTTTGCGCAGTACGCGAAAAAGTAG
- the tatC gene encoding Sec-independent protein translocase subunit TatC: protein MAVDDTQPLIAHLIELRKRLLNCIIAVMVIFLALVYFANDIYQLVSAPLIKQMPLGATMIATDVASPFFTPIKLTFMVSLILSAPVVLYQVWAFVAPALYKHERRLVVPLLVSSSLLFYIGMAFAYFVVFPLAFGFLTHTAPEGVQVSTDIASYLSFVMALFMAFGVSFEVPVAIVLLCWMGVTTPDDLRQKRPYVLVGAFVVGMLLTPPDVFSQTLLAIPMYCLFEVGVFFARFYVGKRRMPHDESETETTE from the coding sequence ATGGCCGTAGACGATACCCAACCGCTGATCGCGCACCTGATTGAGCTGCGTAAACGTCTGTTGAACTGCATCATTGCGGTGATGGTGATTTTCCTCGCGCTGGTCTACTTCGCGAATGATATTTACCAGCTGGTCTCCGCGCCGCTGATTAAACAGATGCCGCTGGGCGCGACGATGATCGCCACCGATGTTGCCTCGCCCTTCTTCACCCCGATCAAGCTCACCTTTATGGTGTCACTGATCCTCTCCGCGCCGGTAGTGCTCTACCAGGTGTGGGCCTTTGTCGCACCCGCGCTCTATAAGCATGAGCGCCGCCTGGTGGTGCCGCTGTTGGTCTCCAGCTCGCTGCTGTTCTATATCGGAATGGCGTTCGCCTACTTCGTGGTCTTCCCGCTGGCGTTTGGCTTTTTGACCCATACCGCGCCGGAAGGGGTGCAGGTCTCGACCGATATTGCCAGCTATCTCAGCTTCGTGATGGCGCTGTTTATGGCCTTCGGCGTCTCGTTTGAAGTGCCGGTTGCTATTGTCCTGCTTTGCTGGATGGGCGTTACCACGCCGGACGATCTACGGCAGAAGCGCCCCTACGTGCTGGTAGGCGCGTTTGTTGTCGGTATGCTGCTGACGCCGCCGGATGTCTTTTCGCAAACGCTGCTGGCAATCCCGATGTATTGCCTGTTTGAAGTCGGCGTCTTCTTTGCCCGCTTCTACGTCGGTAAACGACGCATGCCGCACGATGAGAGCGAAACGGAAACCACAGAGTAA
- the tatA gene encoding Sec-independent protein translocase subunit TatA, translating to MGSIGIWQLVVIAVIVVLLFGTKKLGSIGSDLGASIKGFKKAMSDDDKKESEAKSAQDADFTAKNLSDNRSPDVAKSDEKRHDKEQV from the coding sequence ATGGGTAGTATCGGCATTTGGCAGTTGGTGGTTATTGCAGTCATCGTTGTTCTGCTGTTTGGCACCAAAAAGCTTGGCTCGATTGGCTCCGATCTTGGCGCATCAATCAAAGGCTTTAAGAAAGCGATGAGCGACGATGATAAAAAGGAGAGTGAGGCGAAATCGGCACAAGATGCGGATTTTACCGCAAAAAACCTCTCTGATAACCGCAGCCCTGACGTCGCGAAGAGCGACGAAAAACGTCACGATAAAGAGCAGGTGTAA
- a CDS encoding ABC transporter ATP-binding protein, with protein MAELKLERLSKVFGEQAVVRDLTLTLPQGAFTALLGPSGCGKTTTLRILAGLETLSDGRLLLGERLLADKSHHTPPEQRDMGMVFQSYALWPHMTVAENVGYPLKLRKVNGAARQKQLMAALDVVELGAYAGRAPHELSGGQRQRVALARCLVSEPQVVLLDEPLANLDRHLRATMEQTFREFHRRTGATFVYVTHDQAEAMALASHIAVLHQGELMQWGAPQELYQQPKSGWVARFIGKGSVLTLATPAGDQQLDSASLHHGLSQGSYGAQQPVLVRPEHVQIAGEGLSAQVESCIYQGERYLLALRLADGQGLTAFHHAALQPQQSVCVRLLQGWKLEAA; from the coding sequence ATGGCAGAACTGAAGCTTGAACGGCTCAGTAAAGTGTTTGGCGAGCAGGCGGTAGTGCGGGATCTGACCTTAACGCTGCCGCAGGGTGCCTTTACCGCGCTGTTAGGGCCAAGCGGCTGCGGCAAAACCACCACGCTGCGCATTCTCGCCGGGCTGGAGACGCTCAGCGACGGGCGCTTATTGCTGGGTGAACGCCTGCTGGCGGATAAAAGCCACCATACGCCGCCGGAGCAGCGCGATATGGGAATGGTATTCCAGTCCTATGCCCTGTGGCCGCATATGACCGTCGCCGAAAACGTCGGCTACCCGCTGAAGCTGCGCAAAGTGAACGGTGCCGCGCGGCAAAAACAGCTAATGGCAGCGCTGGATGTGGTTGAGCTGGGAGCGTATGCCGGGCGTGCGCCGCACGAACTGAGCGGCGGGCAGCGCCAGCGTGTTGCGCTGGCGCGCTGTCTGGTCTCTGAACCGCAAGTGGTGCTGCTGGATGAGCCATTAGCCAATCTCGACAGACACCTGCGCGCCACCATGGAGCAGACGTTCCGGGAGTTTCATCGCCGCACCGGGGCCACCTTTGTCTATGTCACCCACGATCAGGCGGAAGCGATGGCGCTGGCGAGCCATATTGCGGTGCTCCATCAGGGAGAGCTGATGCAGTGGGGGGCACCGCAAGAGCTCTACCAGCAGCCAAAAAGCGGCTGGGTCGCGCGCTTTATCGGCAAGGGCAGCGTACTCACGCTGGCGACGCCCGCCGGAGATCAACAGCTGGATAGCGCCTCGCTGCATCACGGCTTGTCTCAGGGCAGTTACGGCGCGCAACAGCCGGTGCTGGTGCGTCCGGAGCATGTGCAGATTGCCGGGGAGGGATTAAGCGCGCAGGTGGAGAGCTGTATCTATCAGGGCGAGCGCTATTTGCTGGCGCTACGTTTAGCGGACGGGCAGGGGCTGACGGCGTTTCACCACGCCGCGCTGCAACCGCAGCAGTCGGTCTGCGTGCGTTTATTGCAGGGCTGGAAGCTGGAGGCGGCATAG
- the tatB gene encoding Sec-independent protein translocase protein TatB, translated as MFDIGFGELLLVFIIGLVVLGPKRLPVAVRTVVGWIRALRSLATTVQNELTQELKLQEFQDSLKKVEKASLDNLTPELKESMDELRQAAESMKRTYSANDAEKASDEAHTIHNPVVKDYEAQHEGVTPGVAEHQVSAPQQAPQDVPEETAPAKISLAKTAAPVSEPTPSASDKS; from the coding sequence GTGTTCGATATAGGTTTTGGCGAATTGTTACTCGTTTTTATCATCGGTCTGGTAGTACTGGGGCCAAAGCGTTTGCCCGTCGCCGTGCGCACAGTGGTTGGCTGGATCCGCGCCCTGCGCTCGCTGGCGACCACCGTACAGAACGAACTGACGCAGGAGCTTAAGCTGCAGGAGTTTCAGGACAGCCTGAAGAAGGTGGAGAAAGCGAGCCTGGATAACCTGACGCCGGAGTTGAAAGAGTCGATGGACGAACTGCGTCAGGCGGCGGAATCGATGAAGCGCACCTACAGCGCCAACGACGCGGAAAAAGCGAGTGACGAAGCGCATACCATCCATAATCCGGTGGTGAAAGATTACGAAGCGCAGCATGAAGGCGTTACGCCTGGGGTTGCTGAACATCAGGTGAGCGCCCCGCAACAGGCGCCTCAGGATGTGCCGGAAGAAACTGCCCCGGCAAAAATCTCTCTGGCGAAAACCGCTGCGCCGGTTTCCGAACCCACCCCCTCAGCAAGTGATAAGTCCTGA
- the ubiE gene encoding bifunctional demethylmenaquinone methyltransferase/2-methoxy-6-polyprenyl-1,4-benzoquinol methylase UbiE, which produces MAEDSKETTHFGFQTVAKENKADMVAHVFHSVASKYDVMNDLMSMGIHRLWKRFTIDCSGVRRGQKVLDLAGGTGDLTAKFSRLVGETGQVVLADINESMLKMGREKLRNLGVIGNVEYVQANAEALPFPDNTFDCITISFGLRNVTDKEKALRSMFRVLKPGGRLLVLEFSKPVIEPLSKAYDAYSFHVLPRIGQMVANDAESYRYLAESIRMHPDQDTLKAMMQDAGFENVDYYNLTAGIVALHRGYKF; this is translated from the coding sequence ATGGCGGAAGATTCAAAAGAGACAACACACTTTGGTTTTCAGACCGTCGCCAAGGAAAATAAAGCCGATATGGTGGCGCATGTTTTCCACTCGGTTGCGTCAAAATACGATGTAATGAACGACTTGATGTCGATGGGCATCCACCGCTTATGGAAGCGATTTACCATCGATTGCAGCGGCGTGCGCCGTGGGCAGAAAGTCCTCGATTTGGCGGGCGGTACCGGCGATCTCACCGCAAAATTTTCTCGTCTGGTCGGCGAAACCGGCCAGGTTGTGCTGGCGGATATTAACGAGTCGATGCTGAAGATGGGCCGCGAAAAGCTGCGCAATCTCGGTGTTATCGGCAACGTTGAATATGTGCAGGCGAACGCTGAAGCACTACCGTTCCCGGATAACACCTTCGACTGCATCACCATCTCCTTCGGTTTGCGTAACGTTACCGACAAAGAGAAAGCGCTGCGCTCCATGTTTCGCGTGCTGAAGCCAGGCGGTCGTCTGCTGGTGCTGGAGTTCTCCAAACCGGTTATCGAGCCGCTGAGCAAAGCCTACGATGCTTACTCCTTCCACGTTCTGCCGCGTATTGGTCAGATGGTGGCAAACGACGCGGAGAGCTACCGTTACCTGGCTGAATCTATCCGTATGCATCCCGATCAGGACACCCTGAAAGCGATGATGCAGGATGCCGGTTTCGAAAACGTCGATTACTACAACCTGACCGCCGGTATTGTTGCCCTGCACCGTGGCTACAAATTCTGA
- the tatD gene encoding 3'-5' ssDNA/RNA exonuclease TatD translates to MGKCMFDIGVNLTSSQFDRDRDDIVSRAQAAGVSGMLITGTNLHESQQAQQLTQRYARCWSTAGVHPHDSSSWAEETAQAIHALAAMPGVVAIGECGLDFNRNFSTPQEQERAFSAQLALAAELNLPVFLHCRDAHERFLALLDPWLDKLPGAVLHCFTGSAHEAQACIARGLYLGITGWVCDERRGLELREVVPLIPADRLMIETDAPWLLPRDLKPKPASRRNEPALLRHILTTVAELRSEAPQALSTATDENVKRLFGIEL, encoded by the coding sequence ATGGGAAAATGCATGTTTGATATTGGCGTGAATTTAACCAGCTCGCAGTTTGACCGTGACCGGGACGACATCGTCTCCCGTGCGCAGGCGGCGGGCGTGAGTGGGATGCTGATCACCGGGACTAACCTGCATGAGAGCCAACAGGCGCAGCAGTTGACGCAGCGCTACGCGCGCTGCTGGTCGACAGCCGGGGTGCATCCCCATGACAGCAGTAGCTGGGCGGAAGAGACCGCGCAGGCAATTCATGCTCTGGCAGCCATGCCGGGCGTGGTAGCGATCGGCGAATGCGGGCTCGATTTTAACCGCAACTTCTCAACCCCGCAGGAGCAGGAGCGGGCGTTCAGCGCGCAGCTGGCATTAGCCGCTGAGCTTAATCTGCCGGTGTTTTTACACTGTCGCGATGCCCATGAGCGCTTTCTCGCCCTGCTGGATCCGTGGCTCGATAAGCTCCCCGGCGCAGTGCTGCACTGCTTTACCGGTTCGGCGCACGAGGCGCAGGCGTGCATTGCGCGCGGTCTCTATCTTGGCATTACCGGCTGGGTGTGCGATGAGCGGCGAGGGCTGGAGCTGCGTGAGGTCGTGCCGCTGATACCTGCCGATCGGCTGATGATTGAGACCGACGCACCCTGGCTGCTGCCACGCGATCTTAAACCGAAGCCCGCATCGCGGCGCAATGAGCCTGCTCTGCTCCGGCATATTCTGACGACGGTTGCCGAACTGCGCAGTGAAGCGCCGCAGGCGCTGAGCACTGCGACGGATGAGAACGTGAAGCGGCTATTCGGGATAGAGCTTTAA